A window of the Pogona vitticeps strain Pit_001003342236 chromosome 4, PviZW2.1, whole genome shotgun sequence genome harbors these coding sequences:
- the UCHL5 gene encoding ubiquitin carboxyl-terminal hydrolase isozyme L5 isoform X3, with the protein MGAREPGCRGAQVEEIWSLEPENFEKLKPVHGLIFLFKWQPGEEPAGSVVQDSRLDTIFFAKQVINNACATQAIVSVLLNCTHQDVHLGETLSEFKEFSQSFDAAMKGLALSNSEVIRQVHNSFARQQMFEFDAKSTAKEEDAFHFVSYVPVNGRLYELDGLREGPIDLGVCNQDDWISAVRPVIEKRIQKYSEGEIRFNLMAIVSDRKMIYEQKIAQLQRQLAEEEPMDTDQSSNILSSIQSEVAKYQMLIDEENQKLKRYKGAVQPDPSVKIENIRRKHNYLPFIMELLKTLAEHQQLIPLVEKAKEKQNAKKVQEAK; encoded by the exons ACCAGTTCATGGATTGATTTTTCTGTTCAAGTGGCAACCAGGGGAAGAACCAGCAGGCTCTGTTGTTCAGGATTCCAGATTAGATACAATATTCTTTGCTAAACAG GTTATAAATAATGCTTGTGCAACCCAAGCCATAGTCAGTGTGCTGTTAAACTGTACCCATCAAGATGTTCATTTAGGAGAAACACTATCAGAATTTAAAGAATTCTCACAAAGCTTTGATGCAGCG ATGAAAGGCCTGGCATTAAGTAACTCAGAAGTAATTCGGCAAGTCCACAACAGTTTTGCCAG ACAACAGATGTTTGAGTTTGATGCAAAGTcaacagcaaaagaagaagatGCTTTTCACTTTGTTAGCTATGTCCCTGTAAATGGAAGGTTATATGAATTGGATGGTCTGAGGGAAGGCCCAATAGATTTAG GAGTGTGCAATCAAGATGACTGGATCAGTGCTGTGAGGCCTGTCAtagaaaaaagaatacaaaa ATACAGTGAAGGTGAAATAAGATTTAACTTGATGGCAATAGTATCTGACAGAAAAATGATATATGAACAGAAAATTGCACAACTGCAGAGACAGCTTGCTGAG GAAGAGCCTATGGATACAGACCAGAGTAGCAATATACTAAGTTCTATTCAATCGGAAGTTGCAAAATATCAGATGCTGATTGACGAAGAAAACCAAAAATTGAAAAGGTACAAG GGGGCTGTGCAACCTGATCCCTCCGTCAAG ATTGAAAACATTAGAAGGAAACATAATTACCTGCCGTTCATAATGGAATTGCTAAAGACTTTAGCAGAGCACCAACAGTTAATCCCACTTGTAGAAAAG gcaaaagaaaagcagaatgcAAAGAAGGTTCAAGAGGCCAAATGA